The following is a genomic window from Bordetella sp. H567.
GACACCCGCCGCGTCGTTCACAGCGTGCGCGGCATCGTCGTGGACATGGCATTGGGCGCGCGCCTGGGCCTGCCGCCCGGCACGCGATGGACGCATATCCAGACCTCGCGCACGAATCCGCTATCGCCGGACTACCCGCTGGCGTGGTCCCATCTTTACGTGCCGCAGGAAATGGGCACCCGCATCCGGCGGGCGTTGGAAGACGACCAGCAGGCGCTGGTGTGCGACCTGATCTGCCAGGCGACCGGGCGCGTCGTCAAGGAGATCCGCCAGACGGTGCGAGCGGTCGGCGTACCCGCCGCGCTCGCGCAGACCTTCGGGACGACGACGGACGCCCATGCCTTGGAATTCGTCCGCCAGTACTACGATCAATCCGACACACTCTTCGAGGTCGCGGTGAGCCTGCATCCGGCGGATCGCTTCAGCTATACCACCGTCCTGCAGCGGCAGGGATCGCGCTGAGACCGGCATGGCCTAGCCTTCGGCCAGCCCCCTGTCGCGCCCGTCGCGGGCCAGGTGCAGCACCCGTTCGTTGGGCGGAATGAAAAGCTCCTGGTAGTACACCGGACTACCTTTGCCCACATAGGCACGGATATCCAGCCGCTGTCCGCAGGTGCCGCTGCGCACGCCGATGGCCTTGCAGATCGGGGCCTCGAAGCGCCGCGCGGACAAATACTGGTCCATGCGGCCAATCGCCTGCGCGGTGTCGCGCATGATCAGCTCCTTGAAATTCTCGTTGGCCAGCTTTTTCAAGGGCAGGGACTGGAAGGCCGACAAGCGCTGCGGGTCCGCGTAAAAGCGGGAAAACACCGAGAACTCGTCGCCGATGGCCAGGACGCGTTCGATGCATAGCGTGCGCGGGCAGCGCAAATGATCCGTCCACGGACCTGGCTCTTTCACATCGTGGCGATCCACGATTTTGGGATAGACGGGCAGGTAGCCCGTCCCGCTGTCGTCGATGAAGCGGCAGTGCAGCGGCGCATGCATGGACTCGTCCGGCTGGCCCGCCACGAAGGTGCCGCTGCCTTGCTGGCGCACGATGATGCCTTCGTCCACCAGCATGCGCAGCGCGCGCTGGATGGTGCCGATGCTTAGGGGCAGGGTGGCCGCCCATTCCACTTCGGTGGGCAGCCGCAGCCCTGGCACCCAGGAGCCATCGGCCACGGCATGGGCGATCGCGTCGCGCATGGCCATGTACTTGGGAATCCCGGGACGGACATAGTGGTCCAGCCGGCGTTGCAAATCCGCGCCGATGGAGGCTTGATCTTGGTCCATTGCTTTAATACTATATAGTAATAGAGTAATTGTGCGCCAATACGATGGAGGAAACGCATGGGTCCGGAAAATCTGCTTGTCATTATGTCCGATGAACACAATCCCAAGGTAATGGGATGTTCCGGACATCCCGTCGTCCAGACGCCGAACCTGGACGGCCTGGCGGCATCCGGGACGCGCTTCACGGGGGCGTACACCACCAGCCCGGTTTGCATCCCGGCTCGCGCAGGCTTTGCCTGCGGCAAGTACATCCACCAGATCGGGTTTTGGGATAACGCCGACGCCTACGACGGCAGCGTCCCCAGCTGGCACCACGTCCTGCGCCAGCGCGGGCATGAAGTGGTGTCCATCGGCAAGCTGCATTTCCGCAAGACGGGCGAAGACCACGGCTTCACCGAAGAACAGATACCCATGCACATCCTGGAAGGCAAGGGTGACCTGATGGGCCTCATCCGGGATGACCTGCCGCGCCGCGGCGGCGCCAAGAAGATGGCGGCCATGGCCGGTCCCGGGGAAACGCCATACACCTTCTACGACCGGGAAATCTGTTCGCGCGCCCAGGTATGGCTGCGGGAACACGGTACGCGCCGGCACGACAAGCCGTGGGTGCTGTTCGTGTCCTTCGTCGCGCCGCATTTCCCCCTGACGGCACCCCCCGAGCATTACTACCGCTACTGGGAGCAGGACCTGCCCATGCCCAAGCTGTACGCGCGCGAGCAGCGTCCTCGCCATCCTTACCTGAGCGACTATGCCAATAGCTTCTGTTACGACGATTACTTCGCGTCCGAACAGGATGTGAAGCGGGCGCTGGCGGGTTACTTCGGCCTGGTGTCCTTTCTGGACGAGAACATCGGCAAGGTATTGCGGGCCTTGAACGAGGCCGGGCTGGCCGGCAATACCCGCGTGGTCTACACCAGTGACCACGGCGACAACCTCGGGGCGCGCGGGCTGTGGGGCAAATCGACCATGTACGACGAGATCGCCGGGGTGCCGCTGATCATGCGCGGTTCCGACGTGCCGGCCGGGAAGGTCGTCGATACGCCGGTCAGCCATGTCGACTGCTATCCGACCATCGTCAATGGCGTGGGGGTGGATTTCGCATCGGTACGCGACACGCACCCGGGCGTGGACCTGCGGGACATCGCCGCCGGGGCGACACCGGATCGCACCGTCTTGTCCGAGTACCACGGCATGGGCTCCACCTCGGGAGCTTTCGCGATCCGGCACGGACGCTACAAGTATGTCCACTATGCCTTGTATCCGGCCCAGTTGTTCGACCTGGAAAGCGACCCCGACGAAATCACGGACCTGTCCGGTGATCCGCGCCATGCCGCGGTGCTGCAGGCCTGCCGGCAACGGCTGTATGCGCTATGCGACCCGGAAGAAGTCGATCGCCGCGCCAAGGCACGGCAGGCGGAATTGCTGGCGGCGAACGGCGGCCGCGACGCCGTGATCGCCCGCGGTGACCTTGGGTTTACACCGGCGCCCGGGACGGCCGCGGACTTTCAGTAGACGCGCGGCGGCCGGGCCCGGTCCCGGCGCGGCGCCCCGGGGGCCGTGGCCGTCATGGTCCCGCGCTACGGCCGCGGATCGGCAAGACGGACCTTGCGCAGTCAAGGCCGGTTCATAACGACAAGGAGACAAATCATGAAATGGATAGCCCACGCAGCGGCGCCGGCGTTGAAGCGCCGGATGTTGGCCGCCGTTCTACCGTGGCTGCTGGCCGTGCCGGCCGCCCATGCCGCGGATACCTGGCCCAGCCATCCTGTCCGCGTCATCGTCGCCTATCCGGCGGGCGGTGGCCTGGACTTCGTCACTCGCGTCCTGGCGCAGCAATTATCGAAGAAGACGGGACAAAGCTTTGTTGTGGAGAACCGCGCCGGCGCCTCCGGCCTGATCGGCGCGGACGCCGTGGTGAAGAGCGCACCCGATGGCTATACGATGCTGGTGGCCTCGCCGGCGGAGGTGCTGGTCGGCGCGATCGCGGGGCAGAAGATGCCTTACGACCCGCAGCGAGACCTGGAACCCGTGACGCTGGCGGGCGAGACGCCGCTGGTGATCGCGGTGCATCCGTCCGTGAAGGCCCGGACCATGCAGGAGCTGCTGGCGCAGACCAAGAATGGCGGGACGCCCATGTCATATGGGACACCGGGCAATGGGAGTTCGATGAACTTCGCCGGGGAGTCGATCAACATGGTGGCCGGCACATCGATCCAGCATGTGCCTTATAAGGGCGCGGCGCCGGCCGTGGCCGATCTACTGGGCAACCACATTCCCATCGGCATCGTCGGCATGCCACCCACCGTGCCCTACGAAAAAAGCGGCCAGCTGCGTGTTCTGGCGGTTACCAGCGACAAGCGGTCCGAAGCCATGCCTGACGTCCCGGCGATGGCGGAATTTCCAGGCTTCAAGGGATATCGGTTCACCAATTGGATGGGCGTCTACGTGCCGGCCGGTACGCCCAAGGCGGTCGTCGACAAGATGGCGGCGGATATCGCCCTGGTATTGAAGCAGCCCGACACGCGAGAGTTACTGCTCAAGCAGGGGGTCGAGCCGGTAGGCGGGACGCCAGCCCAGTTCACCGCTTTCCTGGCGGCCGAGCGCGATCGCTACACCAGGATCGCGCGGGAACGGCATATCAAGATCGACTGAGATCGATTTACGCGGGCCAGTGGATCGCGGCCCATGCCAGCGAGACCGAAAACGCTCCCAGCACCACCGACGCACCGCGTTGTACGTGCTGCGGGCGCAGCCACTTGATACGGCCACTGGCCAGGTGCGAACCGAAAGCGATCCAGAGGGAGCCGATGGGCAATACCGCAAGGACGAACACGCCCATCGCCTGGGCGTAGGCAGGCAGTGTCGTGAAGGCCGCGGCGGGAAAGATGGTGCCGCCGAACAGGATCCCCTTGGGATTGAACAAGGTCGCCAAGAACAGGTCGCGCATCCGAAGCGTGGCCGTGTGGCCTTCCGTGGCCAGCACGGTCGCCGCGCGCCACATCCTGACGGCCAGATAAGCGATATACAGCCCGCACGCCATCCGTACCGAGGGAGGCAGCCAGGGCAGGGCATGGCTGGCCCCATTCAGGAATCCGCCCCACACCGTGATGTTGACGATGTAGCCCGCGGCTTCGGCGACCGGCAGCTTCCAGGACCGCCGCAGCCCTTGTCCCACGCCGGCTGCCGCCAGCAGGGTATTGGTAGGGCCAGGCACGGCAAGGACCGTGATGACGCCAAACAGGAACAGCAGGAATTGGGATTGATCCATAGTGATTGACCCGTCACGGTTTGCGCGAATGGTAGCTTTGCAGCCGCGCGACCAGGCGGGCTTTCATTTGTTCGCTGATGGTCGACTGGGCGATCAGCGCCGGCCAGGTATCGAAGGCCTTGGCGGCACACTGCCGCAGGGCGGCCCAGGCCGGCTTTTCCGGCAAGCCCAGCCGCGCGCAGAAGTCGCGCACGACGACGGGAGTAAGAGGCGCCGCGGGATCGGCGGCGGGAACTGCCTTCGAAGAGGCGCTGTCCGCGGATCGCGGCACCAGCCTCAGCGCACGCCCTTTCTTCACGATCCCGTACGCCGCATAACCCACCAGGTCATACGCCGGCGGCAATTCGGCCGTGCGGCCGTCGGGATAGCGCAGGCCGATGTTCTTCAGGTGCATGTCCGGGTTGCCCATCAGGTCGCTGACGAGAATGCGCCGCAGCAGCTCGTGCACGGCCGCTTCGCCCAGCGAGGGGATCGCCATCATCACACCCGCGATGGTCAGATAATCCAGCGTGTATTTATGTTCGGGCTGAATATCCAGGATCTGGGCGAAATCTTCGCAATGCACGCGGCCCGTGGGCGTGTCGGCGTCGCGGTCGTATCGATAGACGGCCAGGAAACGCGTGTTCGCGTTGACGTCCCCCAGCTCGTACCCGTGTTCGACGGCCAGCCTTTCCAACGGCGCCAATTCCGATTCGACGACCGACACTCCCGACGCGGCCGCCATTTGCAGCGATAGATGTTCCAGCTCGGGCAGAAGCGGGTATTGCGCCACGGGCAGCTTGGCGATGACGTGGCGCACATGCCGGGGATGCTTCAACTTCGTACGCGCGACGAAACGGTCGCCCTGCTTGAGGACGGCAAGCTTGGCTTGAACGCCGGATATCGAAATGCCATCGTCCAGAGGCGCCTCGACGACCGACATTTCCAGCGCATCGTTGTCCTGGGCGATATAGCGCGTCAGTTCCGCTCGCGTAAGCCTGGCCGGCAGCGCGTGCACATCGCCGGGCAGGTCCTTGCCGGTGGCCGCGAGCAACTCGAAATGATCGTTCGGATCGCAACCACGGAGCTCGGCAATCCGCGTGCGTAACGGCCCTTCCGGCAGCAGGTTCTGGAAAAATGCCGGAAGCAGCCAGCCGCGATCCGGCGCATCGGACAAGGCGCCGTTCAGCTGGGGCGCGGTGACGCCGGCCCAGAATGCCGCCTGCGCCTGCGGGTCGCCTGCCAGGAAGGAATAGGAAAGGGCCGGCTGATGCGGATCGCGGGCGAAACGTTCGTCGGCAACGAAGCGGTTGATGACCTGGTCGTGGGAAAGCGCGTACTGGAAGAGAATGCCGACGCGCCGCTTGCCCAGGCGTATCTCCAGGGCCTTGACGTTCATCGCTTCTTCCCATCAGCCGGCCGATCCGCGGCTTGGAGGCGTTTGCGGACCTGGTCGACCATGGTTTCCACCACGGGCGCGGCAGCGGTGGGCGGCTGCAGCCCGCGCGCCGCGTCCTTCGGCACGAGAAGAAGCTCCAATCCGAGCCGGTCCGCCACGGCCAGCAAGGTGCTTACCTTGAAGTCTTCCGTGCCCTTCAGCACGTTGACCATGGTCTGGCGCGATATGCCAGCGGACTCGCGCACGGATTCCTGGGTGACGCCGTTGTGCCGCATCACCGTGCGTAGCTGGGCGGAAATCTCGCTGATGGATTTCATGTCGGTCAAAGTAGAATTTCTGGGATTATTCTACCTTAATAGTATAAAAAAGCAAGAAAGCCCTGCTAAATTGAGCCTAATAAAGTAGGTAATACGGAAAGTATTCTACTTTGATGGAATGGGCGAAAATGCTGGCGCGGCTCCGCCCATCGCCAACGGGCACCCGGCCTTTGCCGGCACCGATTCCCTGCCGGGCGCCTTCAGCCGCGCCGGGCTGCCTCGATCGTGGCAATGTCGATCTTGCGCATCTGCATCATCGCGTCGAAAGCGCGCTTGGCCGCGGCGCGGTCCGGGTCGGTGAACGCGGCGGTAAGGGCGCGCGGCGTGATCTGCCACGACAGGCCCCACTTGTCCCTGCACCAGCCGCAGGCGCTTTCCTGGCCACCGTTGCCGACGATCGCGTCCCACAGGCGGTCGGTTTCGGCCTGGTCGTCTGTCGCGATCTGGAAGGAAAACGCCTCGCTGTGCTTGAATGCCGGGCCACCGTTCAGTCCCAGGCAGGGGATGCCCGCGACGGTGAACTCCACCGTCAGGACGTCGCCTTCCTTCCCAGACGGATAATCCCCGGGTGCGCGATGTACCGCCCGCACCTCGCTGTCCGGAAACGTCTCGGCATAGAACTGCGCGGCTTCCAGGGCGGTGCCGTCGTACCACAGGCAGATCGTGTTTTTGGCAACCATGCTCGTTCTCCAAGTCGTGACCGGTCCAGGAATTCTACCTATGCCTGTGCTACGGGATGACTATGCCGTGCCGGGCCGGCCCGTGCCGCGCATTTGCTCGGCGGGCCGGGGAAAGCCGCTGCGATCGCTGTAGTCCGGGTAGTCGATTCCCGGCCTGCGCGGGGCACGCCGATACGCATAGGCGGCGTAGAGGTCGACAGTGGCCACGGTCGCCAGATTTGCCTGCGTGGTACTGGTGCGCGCCGATGACGCGCGGCGCGACCGGCCCGTCGCCACGGTAGCGATGTCCAGCATATCGCCCCCCACGCGCGCCCATAGCCACGGCGCCGCATCGGCGGACTTCAGAATGCCGAGGCCGGTGGCGATTTCGCGCAGTCCGTAAAGCCGTACCAGCGCGGCTTGCGGCCTGAGACCGGAGGCCCGCGCTATCGCCCTTGGCATTGCCAGTTCGGCGATTCCGAGCGCGATGCTGAACCATCCAAGTCCCAGGGCCAAGCCACCCTGCGCGGCGGCCCGCGGCGGAGCATGCGCCGCTTCCGGCCAAGGCGATTGCGCTTGTGCGGGTTGTGGGCGGGCTTCTTGGCGCTCAGTCGCTTCGGACGGAGCTTGAGTCGTTGTGTGCATGAGTCCTCCTATCGGTCGGACGCATTTCTCAGCAAGGGGTGTTCCGCTCGGCGCATGGCCAGGCGAAAGGGGGGCGCGGCAGTCGGCGCTATTTGGGTGGCAATGAACGCCATGCACCGTTGCGGCCGCGCGTTTTTTATTGATTTTCAATCGCGCGGCGACGCGATGGCGGTCGCCCTGGGCTGGGCCTATGTGCGCGATGGCGGACTGGCATGGATGCAATCCGTGTTTGCGTCCCCCGCCGTGCGGGCGGGGACGCGCGATGCACTTCAGCGGCGGTCGGTGACTTCGACCAGGTGGTAGCCGAATTGGGTCTTGACGGGGCCTTGCACGACATTCACGGGGGCGCTGAACACGACTTCGTCGAACTCGCGCACCATCTGGCCGGGACCGAAGGTGCCCAGGTTGCCGCCATCGCGGCCGGACGGGCACTGGGAGTGTTCGCGGGCGACTTGCGCGAAATCGGCGCCGCCTTCGATGGCGGTTTTCAGCTCATTGCATTGCTGTTCCGTGGGAACCAGGATGTGGCGGGCGGTGGCTTGGGCCATGGGAATCTCCTTGTTTGAAAGTGAGTCCGCAAGCGTAACCCAATCGCGCGATGCATGCCGTGACGCGTTGAAAGCCGATATGCCATGCCCCTGGGCCGTCGCCCGCCATGAAGTCAGCGTCCGCGCGCCTTCAGCTGCGCATCCAGCCGCGTGTACACGCGCCGCGCATTGCCTTCGAAGATCTTGAAGCGCGCCTCGGGCGTGATGTCCGCGGCGGCCACATAACGGCGCGTATCGTCGAAGTAATGCCCCGTTTCCGGGTCGATGCCGCGCACGGCGCCGATCATTTCGCTGGCGAACAGGATGTTGTCGACCGGGATGACGCGGGTGAGCAGGTCGATGCCCGGTTGGTGGTACACGCAGGTATCGAAAAAGATGTTGTTCAACAGGTGATCCTGCAGCAGCGGCTTCTTCAGTGCCTGCGCCAGGCCGCGGAAGCGGCCCCAGTGGTAGGGCACGGCGCCACCGCCATGCGGAATGATGAATTTCAGGGTAGGGAAGTCGCTGAAGAGATCCGAGTCCAGGCATTGCATGAATGCCGTCGTGTCGGCGTTCAGGTAATGCGCGCCCGTGGTGTGGAAGCAGGCGTTGCAGCTCTGGCTGACGTGCACCATGGCGGGGACGTCGTATTCGACCAGCTTCTCGTACAGCGGATACCAGTAGCGGTCGCTCAACGGCGGACTGGTCCAATGGCCGCCGGAGGGATCGGGATTCAGGTTGACGGCGACATTGCCGTATTCCTCCACGCAGCGCTTGAGCTCCGGCAGGCAGGTCGCCACGTCGACGCCGGGGCTTTGAGGCAGCATGGCGGCGGGCACGAAATGGTCCGGGAATAGCGAGGCCACGCGGAAGCACATCTCGTTGCAGATTGCCGACCACGTGGACGAGACCTGGAAGTCGCCGATGTGGTGCGCCATGAAGCTGGCGCGCGGGCTGAACACCGTGATGTCATGGCCGCGCTCTTTCATGATGCGCAGCTGGTTGGACTCGATTGCTTCGCGCAGCTCGTCGTCGCTGATGTGGAGTTCGGACGCCTTGGGCGCGGGCGTGCCGTCATTGATCGAGGCGACCTGGCGTTTGCGCCAGGCTTCCAGGGCGGCGGGGGCGGTGGTGAAGTGTCCGTGACAATCGATGATCATGCCAACTCATCCGGTGAAGCCGCCGAACCCTGGTCCGGGCGAGGCGGCATTGCATCTTGTGGGTGTCTCCTCGGGGATGCGGCGCCGCGGGGCGCCTGCCATCCCTGGATGAGTGATGGTGCGATCCGCGGGCGCCCGAGTCAAATATATATTTGCGAGTGTTTCGATATCGAACTCGAATAAGTCGCCTACCAGCTCGAGGAATACATGCCATTAAAAGGCTGGTTGTTCTCTTCGCCGAAGTTCGCCGCGTGGTAGACGGCGGGATCCGTCTGACCGCGGTTTTCCCGGCTCGACATGCTGCTGCGGGAGCTGGAATCCGGCATGGCGCAGCCGGTCAGCACGCACGCGAGCAGGGCGCAAGCGACGGTCATGGTCTTCATGGTGAACCTCCATAAGTGATGCTTGCCGGAAACATGGCGGCCGGAGGGCTCCGACGCCATTCTCATCCTTTCCGGTTTCCTGATTCGCACTGGATGCGAGCGCGATGTGGAAGATGGAGATTGCGAGCACCGCGCGTTCGCTACTTTCGCGACAGGCGGTAACGCGCTCATTCTGTCGCTCGCCGATATCTGCGTCCACGGGCGTTTCCTTAGCTTTCCTTCACACTGTGTAGATGCCGGCGAGGGTTTTCGAGCATGGAGGAAGACGTCGCACGAAGTTAGGATGTCCAACATCCTACAAACTTCTATTGAACTAAAGGTATAGGAG
Proteins encoded in this region:
- a CDS encoding GntR family transcriptional regulator, which codes for MEPRYAELTRTLIKDIATGVYPVGGSLPSEIDLASKYGVSRGTVRVALDRIQALGLISRRKRAGTRVEAAAPRSTEYGPTISTVEELVQYGADTRRVVHSVRGIVVDMALGARLGLPPGTRWTHIQTSRTNPLSPDYPLAWSHLYVPQEMGTRIRRALEDDQQALVCDLICQATGRVVKEIRQTVRAVGVPAALAQTFGTTTDAHALEFVRQYYDQSDTLFEVAVSLHPADRFSYTTVLQRQGSR
- a CDS encoding GntR family transcriptional regulator; its protein translation is MDQDQASIGADLQRRLDHYVRPGIPKYMAMRDAIAHAVADGSWVPGLRLPTEVEWAATLPLSIGTIQRALRMLVDEGIIVRQQGSGTFVAGQPDESMHAPLHCRFIDDSGTGYLPVYPKIVDRHDVKEPGPWTDHLRCPRTLCIERVLAIGDEFSVFSRFYADPQRLSAFQSLPLKKLANENFKELIMRDTAQAIGRMDQYLSARRFEAPICKAIGVRSGTCGQRLDIRAYVGKGSPVYYQELFIPPNERVLHLARDGRDRGLAEG
- a CDS encoding sulfatase-like hydrolase/transferase — translated: MSDEHNPKVMGCSGHPVVQTPNLDGLAASGTRFTGAYTTSPVCIPARAGFACGKYIHQIGFWDNADAYDGSVPSWHHVLRQRGHEVVSIGKLHFRKTGEDHGFTEEQIPMHILEGKGDLMGLIRDDLPRRGGAKKMAAMAGPGETPYTFYDREICSRAQVWLREHGTRRHDKPWVLFVSFVAPHFPLTAPPEHYYRYWEQDLPMPKLYAREQRPRHPYLSDYANSFCYDDYFASEQDVKRALAGYFGLVSFLDENIGKVLRALNEAGLAGNTRVVYTSDHGDNLGARGLWGKSTMYDEIAGVPLIMRGSDVPAGKVVDTPVSHVDCYPTIVNGVGVDFASVRDTHPGVDLRDIAAGATPDRTVLSEYHGMGSTSGAFAIRHGRYKYVHYALYPAQLFDLESDPDEITDLSGDPRHAAVLQACRQRLYALCDPEEVDRRAKARQAELLAANGGRDAVIARGDLGFTPAPGTAADFQ
- a CDS encoding amidohydrolase family protein, translating into MIIDCHGHFTTAPAALEAWRKRQVASINDGTPAPKASELHISDDELREAIESNQLRIMKERGHDITVFSPRASFMAHHIGDFQVSSTWSAICNEMCFRVASLFPDHFVPAAMLPQSPGVDVATCLPELKRCVEEYGNVAVNLNPDPSGGHWTSPPLSDRYWYPLYEKLVEYDVPAMVHVSQSCNACFHTTGAHYLNADTTAFMQCLDSDLFSDFPTLKFIIPHGGGAVPYHWGRFRGLAQALKKPLLQDHLLNNIFFDTCVYHQPGIDLLTRVIPVDNILFASEMIGAVRGIDPETGHYFDDTRRYVAAADITPEARFKIFEGNARRVYTRLDAQLKARGR
- a CDS encoding peptidylprolyl isomerase, coding for MAQATARHILVPTEQQCNELKTAIEGGADFAQVAREHSQCPSGRDGGNLGTFGPGQMVREFDEVVFSAPVNVVQGPVKTQFGYHLVEVTDRR
- a CDS encoding helix-turn-helix domain-containing protein, with the translated sequence MKSISEISAQLRTVMRHNGVTQESVRESAGISRQTMVNVLKGTEDFKVSTLLAVADRLGLELLLVPKDAARGLQPPTAAAPVVETMVDQVRKRLQAADRPADGKKR
- a CDS encoding VOC family protein, producing MVAKNTICLWYDGTALEAAQFYAETFPDSEVRAVHRAPGDYPSGKEGDVLTVEFTVAGIPCLGLNGGPAFKHSEAFSFQIATDDQAETDRLWDAIVGNGGQESACGWCRDKWGLSWQITPRALTAAFTDPDRAAAKRAFDAMMQMRKIDIATIEAARRG
- a CDS encoding Bug family tripartite tricarboxylate transporter substrate binding protein, yielding MKWIAHAAAPALKRRMLAAVLPWLLAVPAAHAADTWPSHPVRVIVAYPAGGGLDFVTRVLAQQLSKKTGQSFVVENRAGASGLIGADAVVKSAPDGYTMLVASPAEVLVGAIAGQKMPYDPQRDLEPVTLAGETPLVIAVHPSVKARTMQELLAQTKNGGTPMSYGTPGNGSSMNFAGESINMVAGTSIQHVPYKGAAPAVADLLGNHIPIGIVGMPPTVPYEKSGQLRVLAVTSDKRSEAMPDVPAMAEFPGFKGYRFTNWMGVYVPAGTPKAVVDKMAADIALVLKQPDTRELLLKQGVEPVGGTPAQFTAFLAAERDRYTRIARERHIKID
- a CDS encoding type II toxin-antitoxin system HipA family toxin, translating into MNVKALEIRLGKRRVGILFQYALSHDQVINRFVADERFARDPHQPALSYSFLAGDPQAQAAFWAGVTAPQLNGALSDAPDRGWLLPAFFQNLLPEGPLRTRIAELRGCDPNDHFELLAATGKDLPGDVHALPARLTRAELTRYIAQDNDALEMSVVEAPLDDGISISGVQAKLAVLKQGDRFVARTKLKHPRHVRHVIAKLPVAQYPLLPELEHLSLQMAAASGVSVVESELAPLERLAVEHGYELGDVNANTRFLAVYRYDRDADTPTGRVHCEDFAQILDIQPEHKYTLDYLTIAGVMMAIPSLGEAAVHELLRRILVSDLMGNPDMHLKNIGLRYPDGRTAELPPAYDLVGYAAYGIVKKGRALRLVPRSADSASSKAVPAADPAAPLTPVVVRDFCARLGLPEKPAWAALRQCAAKAFDTWPALIAQSTISEQMKARLVARLQSYHSRKP
- a CDS encoding LysE family translocator produces the protein MDQSQFLLFLFGVITVLAVPGPTNTLLAAAGVGQGLRRSWKLPVAEAAGYIVNITVWGGFLNGASHALPWLPPSVRMACGLYIAYLAVRMWRAATVLATEGHTATLRMRDLFLATLFNPKGILFGGTIFPAAAFTTLPAYAQAMGVFVLAVLPIGSLWIAFGSHLASGRIKWLRPQHVQRGASVVLGAFSVSLAWAAIHWPA